A region of Paenibacillus sp. 37 DNA encodes the following proteins:
- a CDS encoding ArsR/SmtB family transcription factor has translation MQSNSNEIEQVVKIHKALGEQTRYKIIQILSGESNLCPADLESRLVTVALSTLSHHLKQLSDCGLLTSQKKGTYIYYSLNTETAQKFVPYLLNK, from the coding sequence ATGCAATCAAACTCGAATGAGATTGAACAAGTCGTCAAAATTCATAAAGCACTGGGCGAGCAAACACGGTACAAAATCATTCAGATCTTATCGGGCGAAAGCAACCTGTGTCCTGCCGATCTGGAGAGCCGCCTTGTTACGGTTGCCCTATCAACTCTGTCTCATCATCTGAAACAGCTGTCCGATTGCGGCCTGCTTACATCGCAGAAGAAAGGTACTTATATCTACTACAGCCTGAACACGGAGACCGCACAAAAGTTTGTTCCCTATCTGCTAAATAAATAA
- a CDS encoding MFS transporter, translated as MSSTLKIYVLALVSFLVGTSEYVIAGILDRIADTMNISLIAAGQLITIFSLVYALGTPVIIALTSRWDRRKLLLYFLGLFVAANVLAYLLPGYGLFVTARVLMALGAGVVVVTALTVASQIAAEGKQASAIATVITGFTASLIVGVPLGRLVAASWDWKLVFAGIAVLGILAMLVIAAAIPPSKAEAPVPLKKQLSLLKQPRIVLALLVTFFWLGGYSIAYTYISPYLVSVSGMSEALLSSALLAFGIASLIGSKAGGFGADRLGVKRTLITGMTLHIVSLVLLNITASSHLAVFLVLILWSFAAWSSGPTQQYNLVTMAPESSGIMLSLNSSVMQLAMAAGAGIGGIAVSSVSLSSITWIGAVGVAVAIIIVISSYRSAPFKSTQTNTSHNSA; from the coding sequence ATGTCTTCTACGCTCAAAATCTATGTTCTTGCCTTGGTCAGTTTCCTTGTAGGAACGTCCGAATATGTCATTGCCGGCATTTTGGATCGCATTGCAGATACCATGAATATCTCTTTAATCGCTGCCGGACAGCTCATTACGATTTTTTCACTCGTATATGCGCTAGGTACACCTGTCATTATTGCACTGACTTCGCGCTGGGACCGTCGCAAGCTGTTGCTATACTTCCTCGGTCTATTCGTTGCGGCTAATGTTCTTGCCTATCTGTTGCCGGGTTATGGACTGTTCGTCACAGCACGCGTGTTGATGGCTTTGGGCGCGGGCGTTGTTGTTGTCACGGCATTAACGGTCGCTTCCCAAATAGCGGCTGAGGGCAAACAAGCTAGTGCAATCGCCACAGTAATCACTGGATTTACGGCTTCCCTGATTGTTGGTGTTCCGCTCGGAAGGCTCGTTGCTGCATCTTGGGATTGGAAACTCGTTTTTGCCGGCATAGCCGTTCTTGGAATCCTCGCCATGCTGGTAATTGCGGCCGCCATTCCGCCTTCCAAAGCAGAAGCCCCTGTTCCACTGAAGAAACAACTGTCTTTGCTCAAACAGCCACGAATTGTACTGGCATTGCTGGTGACCTTTTTCTGGTTAGGTGGTTATTCCATTGCCTACACGTACATTTCACCTTATCTTGTATCCGTTTCAGGAATGAGCGAAGCACTACTCAGTTCAGCTTTACTCGCATTTGGTATAGCTAGTCTGATCGGTTCAAAAGCAGGAGGATTCGGTGCTGACCGTTTGGGTGTCAAACGAACGCTGATCACAGGCATGACATTGCATATCGTGAGTCTGGTCCTGTTGAATATAACAGCAAGCTCTCATCTCGCTGTCTTCCTTGTTCTTATTTTGTGGTCTTTTGCCGCATGGTCCTCAGGTCCAACTCAGCAATATAACCTGGTCACCATGGCTCCGGAATCCTCTGGCATTATGCTAAGCCTGAACAGTTCGGTGATGCAACTGGCGATGGCTGCCGGCGCAGGTATTGGTGGAATTGCTGTCAGCAGCGTTTCATTGTCATCCATCACCTGGATTGGCGCTGTCGGGGTTGCTGTTGCCATCATCATCGTTATAAGCTCGTATCGTTCAGCGCCTTTCAAAAGTACACAAACCAATACATCGCACAACAGTGCATGA
- a CDS encoding SDR family NAD(P)-dependent oxidoreductase has translation MSHAGKVAIITGAGSGLGQAAALKLAEKGASIVVVDLVEETGLETVKQIEKLGSKAIFVKADVSKAPEVENYVKKAVEEFGRIDMFFNNAGIAGPGIKLIEHTIEQFDQIIDINLRSVFYGLKYVITEMLKTGGGSIVNTASTAGIVGVPAVAPYAATKHGVVGLTRTAAIEYGKDNIRVNAIAPGTIETPMVIQFGKDNPEVFKATVDSIPSGRLGRPEEIANLVSFLLGDEAPYINGAVYPIDGAVTAQ, from the coding sequence ATGAGTCACGCAGGAAAAGTAGCCATTATTACTGGAGCAGGAAGTGGATTGGGCCAAGCAGCAGCACTCAAGCTGGCTGAGAAGGGTGCATCCATTGTTGTTGTGGATCTTGTCGAAGAGACAGGTCTTGAAACGGTTAAGCAGATTGAGAAGCTGGGAAGTAAAGCTATTTTTGTAAAGGCAGATGTGAGTAAAGCACCTGAAGTTGAGAATTATGTGAAAAAAGCAGTCGAAGAGTTCGGACGAATCGACATGTTCTTTAATAATGCAGGGATTGCGGGTCCTGGGATCAAGTTGATTGAACATACGATCGAGCAGTTTGACCAGATTATTGATATTAACCTGAGAAGTGTATTCTACGGGTTGAAGTATGTGATTACGGAAATGCTCAAAACAGGTGGGGGTTCCATTGTGAACACGGCTTCCACAGCTGGTATTGTTGGTGTACCCGCAGTCGCACCTTACGCAGCAACCAAACATGGCGTGGTTGGCTTGACGCGTACTGCTGCAATTGAATATGGCAAGGACAACATTCGTGTAAATGCGATTGCTCCAGGTACAATTGAGACGCCGATGGTCATTCAGTTCGGTAAAGACAACCCTGAAGTGTTCAAGGCAACCGTTGATAGCATTCCATCCGGACGTCTGGGAAGACCTGAAGAGATTGCTAACCTGGTTTCCTTCCTGCTTGGAGATGAAGCGCCGTATATCAATGGTGCAGTATATCCGATCGATGGTGCAGTTACGGCCCAATAA
- the poxB gene encoding ubiquinone-dependent pyruvate dehydrogenase: protein MKKTVADVLVESLLNAGIKRIYGIVGDSLNAVLDSIRRSGKIEWIHVRHEEVAAFAAGADAQVSGSIAVCAGSSGPGNMHLINGLYDCHRNRVPVLAIAAHIPSDEIGSEYFQATHPEYLFQECSDYCEVITTAKQMPRSLTMAIQTAVARSGVSVVVLPGDVAGLEAADLPVPEHVYHATNPVVHPSEPELVKLAEYLNQGKKITLLCGAGCAGAREPLMQLSDRLKSPMVIALRGKEYLEYENPYSVGLTGLIGYSSGYHAMMDCDVLLMLGTDFPYRQFYPEDAKVLQVDIQSSHLGRRTKLDYGVCGDVKATIETLLPYLTEEHSDKHLRKSVDRYVKVRKDLDELAVGKPGKKPIHPQYLTKVISDAAAENAIFTCDVGTPTVWAARYIEMSRNRRLLGSFSHGTMANALPQAIGAQVADPGRQVISLSGDGGITMLMGDLLTLKQHNLPIKVVVFNNGALGFVELEMKAAGFLESGTELVNPNFAMVAQAMGMEGIRVEDPDELEGAVQRALQHDGPVLIDVVVNRQELSLPPKIDIKQAEGFTLWMMKAVLNGRGDEIIELAKTNLLR from the coding sequence ATGAAAAAAACAGTCGCGGACGTTCTGGTTGAATCCTTATTGAACGCTGGCATCAAACGCATATATGGCATTGTTGGAGACTCCTTGAATGCGGTACTCGACTCCATTCGTCGTTCGGGGAAGATCGAGTGGATTCATGTACGGCATGAAGAAGTAGCTGCATTTGCTGCCGGGGCGGACGCTCAGGTCAGTGGAAGTATCGCTGTCTGCGCAGGTAGCAGTGGTCCTGGTAATATGCATCTGATCAATGGTCTGTACGATTGCCACCGCAATCGTGTTCCTGTACTCGCCATTGCTGCACATATCCCAAGTGACGAGATTGGCAGTGAATATTTTCAAGCGACCCATCCGGAGTATCTGTTCCAGGAATGTAGCGATTATTGTGAAGTCATTACAACAGCAAAACAGATGCCGCGTTCTCTGACGATGGCCATTCAGACAGCAGTGGCACGTTCAGGTGTGTCCGTCGTTGTTTTGCCGGGGGATGTAGCAGGACTTGAAGCAGCGGATCTGCCTGTACCTGAGCACGTGTATCATGCGACTAATCCAGTGGTACATCCTTCTGAGCCTGAACTTGTGAAACTGGCGGAATATCTGAATCAAGGCAAAAAAATTACCTTATTGTGCGGTGCAGGCTGCGCGGGCGCTCGGGAGCCCCTTATGCAACTCTCTGATCGTTTGAAATCCCCGATGGTTATTGCGCTACGAGGCAAGGAATATTTGGAGTATGAGAACCCTTATTCCGTGGGTCTTACGGGTCTAATTGGGTATTCATCCGGTTATCATGCCATGATGGACTGTGATGTACTATTAATGCTGGGGACGGATTTCCCATATCGTCAATTCTATCCCGAAGATGCGAAAGTCCTTCAGGTCGACATTCAATCTTCCCATCTGGGTCGGCGCACGAAGCTGGATTACGGCGTATGTGGGGATGTAAAAGCGACCATTGAAACCTTGCTTCCTTATCTGACAGAGGAACACAGTGACAAACATCTGCGTAAAAGTGTGGATCGTTATGTGAAAGTACGTAAAGATCTGGACGAGCTGGCCGTTGGAAAACCGGGTAAAAAGCCCATCCATCCGCAGTACCTGACCAAAGTCATTAGTGATGCCGCAGCTGAAAATGCCATCTTCACCTGTGATGTCGGTACGCCGACAGTATGGGCGGCCCGTTATATCGAGATGAGCCGCAACCGCAGGCTGCTCGGTTCATTCAGTCATGGTACGATGGCAAACGCTTTGCCACAGGCAATTGGCGCTCAGGTCGCTGATCCGGGCAGACAAGTCATCTCGTTGTCGGGTGATGGTGGTATTACGATGCTGATGGGTGATCTGTTGACACTGAAACAGCATAATCTGCCGATCAAAGTTGTGGTGTTTAATAATGGGGCACTCGGTTTTGTTGAGCTGGAGATGAAAGCTGCCGGATTCCTGGAATCGGGAACAGAGCTTGTCAATCCCAACTTTGCGATGGTTGCTCAAGCCATGGGCATGGAAGGTATTCGGGTTGAGGATCCGGATGAACTGGAGGGAGCTGTGCAGCGTGCGCTTCAGCATGACGGTCCTGTGTTGATTGATGTGGTGGTGAATCGTCAGGAATTGTCCTTACCTCCGAAGATTGATATCAAACAGGCGGAAGGATTCACCTTATGGATGATGAAAGCTGTGCTCAACGGACGCGGTGACGAAATTATTGAATTGGCAAAAACGAATTTGCTGCGTTAA
- a CDS encoding SDR family NAD(P)-dependent oxidoreductase → MQLDLSGKTALVTGATGQLGRVIARTLATCGANLALHYINNDTKARELQGEIEALGRKAVIVQGDITKQDTAFRMRDEIQPVLGGVDIVVANAVIQYEWTTVLEQSPEDYLSQFESCVMQSVYLAKAFIPHMQNVRSGRFIGINTECAMQNFAHQSAYTAGKRGMDGVYRVLAKEVGEYQITVNQVAPGWTISERDRSSEPGHDEAYTRTVPLKRRGEDQEIANAVAFLASDLSSFITGAYIPVSGGNVMPAI, encoded by the coding sequence ATGCAATTGGATCTCTCAGGAAAAACGGCTCTGGTTACAGGCGCAACCGGACAACTGGGGAGAGTCATCGCCCGCACGTTGGCAACCTGTGGCGCCAATCTGGCTCTACATTACATAAATAATGATACCAAGGCTCGGGAGCTTCAAGGTGAGATTGAAGCACTCGGTCGTAAGGCTGTAATTGTACAGGGGGATATTACCAAGCAGGATACGGCATTTCGGATGCGTGATGAAATTCAGCCTGTCCTCGGCGGTGTGGATATCGTTGTTGCCAATGCGGTCATTCAATATGAATGGACAACGGTGTTGGAACAGTCTCCTGAAGATTACTTGAGCCAGTTTGAATCCTGTGTCATGCAGAGTGTGTATCTTGCCAAAGCTTTCATACCACATATGCAAAACGTCAGATCCGGGCGGTTCATTGGCATTAATACCGAATGTGCGATGCAAAACTTCGCTCACCAATCGGCCTACACCGCTGGTAAACGTGGAATGGATGGCGTATATCGCGTGCTGGCCAAGGAGGTTGGCGAGTATCAGATTACCGTGAACCAGGTAGCACCTGGATGGACAATTAGCGAACGTGACCGCTCCAGTGAGCCTGGACATGATGAGGCATATACGCGGACTGTACCACTCAAACGCAGGGGTGAAGATCAGGAAATCGCCAATGCGGTAGCTTTTCTCGCTTCGGATCTGTCCTCATTTATCACGGGTGCCTATATCCCGGTAAGTGGTGGCAATGTGATGCCTGCCATCTAG
- a CDS encoding Dabb family protein, with translation MSSITHMVTFTLYAGKDTPEAEAFLKESSDALAVIPGVEQFQVLKQVSEKNEFDYSFSMVFADQAAYDAYNNHPVHRQYVEERWEKEVSRFQEIDLIQHHN, from the coding sequence ATGAGCAGCATCACACATATGGTAACGTTTACACTTTACGCGGGTAAAGATACACCGGAGGCCGAAGCCTTTTTGAAGGAAAGTTCGGATGCACTGGCTGTCATTCCTGGCGTAGAGCAATTTCAGGTTCTGAAACAGGTAAGTGAGAAGAATGAGTTTGACTACAGCTTCTCGATGGTCTTTGCGGATCAGGCTGCGTATGATGCATACAACAATCACCCGGTTCACCGTCAATATGTAGAAGAGCGTTGGGAAAAGGAAGTCAGTCGCTTCCAGGAAATTGATCTTATTCAACATCATAATTAA
- a CDS encoding type B 50S ribosomal protein L31 translates to MPKVDIHPKTQLVIFYDASADFKFLSSSTKFSNETMEWEDGNSYPVIRVDTSSASHPFFTGKQRNVDIGGRVDKFNRKYNINK, encoded by the coding sequence ATGCCAAAAGTTGACATCCATCCAAAGACACAACTCGTAATTTTTTACGATGCAAGTGCTGATTTCAAATTCCTGAGTTCTTCCACGAAGTTCTCTAACGAAACTATGGAATGGGAAGACGGTAACTCTTACCCAGTAATCCGTGTGGACACTAGTTCCGCATCCCACCCGTTCTTCACTGGTAAACAAAGAAACGTGGATATCGGTGGTCGTGTTGATAAATTTAACCGTAAATACAACATCAACAAATAA